aggtgagtggatacctcagctggaacgagttatctaatcacctgttccctttattggcagcgctggagaccatgaagcggGACAGACGCATGAGGACGCGGGAGagacgcacagagacgaacagagacagctgaaaagcttgaaagacggacaattgtgtacagtaaaatatgtattaaatactgtgtcaaacctgtatcctgagctgtgtgatactgtggtcagaagaagccgggcgagacgcaggaaacctctaCCACTGGCACCCAACTTAAGCGAACCACGACGATGTCCACCACATCACCCCTGGAGGCGCTCGGGCAAGTGCTGGCCGAGGTATCGGGAGCAAGCCGGCAACAGACGCAGCTaatccagcagctgatggacagATCCACGGTAGGAGGGGGAGCAGCGACATCCATGCAGCGAATGGGGGAGGCAGAAGATCCCCACACCTTCCTGGATTTCTTCGAGGCCACGGCGACCTCATGCGGATGGCCAGAGGCAGAGTGGGGAGTGAAGCTGCTGCCGCTTCTTGTGGGGGAGGCACAGCGAGCGGCGTTGGCCCTCCCGGCAGCCGCCAGGATGCAGTACGACAACTTACGCCACGCCATCCTAGATCGGGTCGGCAGCAGCTCGGAGGATCACCGGAGGAGGTTCCGAGCGATGAAATTGGGCCAAGAAGACCGACCATTCATCCTGGCGCAGCAAATGAGGGACGCGGCGGACAGATGGCTTCAACCAAATGGTCAAGATCCTCGAGTGGTTGAAAGAATCCTCCTGGAGCACTTTGTCGACGCCCTCCCGCCCAGGACCGCAGCATGGGTGAGATACCACCGTCCAACGGAGGTAAAAACAGCAGTGGCACTGGCTGAGGACCACCTAGCGGTCCAGAGGGACAACACACCGAAGGCAGCGAAAAGGCCCATCCCAGCTCCACGCCGACGACTCCCACCACCAGACCGACGGGCACTGGAGTGGCGCCCTCACCTGGCCGGAGGACCGGGAAGCAAGGATCAGGTCCCCTCCTTGAACAatcaacacaagcacacacacacacgcacccagtcacacacacatgcacatccaacaaggggggggggaacCGGTGAGCCAATCCACTGTCTCCTTGTCTGTTTCAGGGTACCAGCGCTGTCCAgagagggcttccctcacagagGGCGCCTCAGACGcccgggccggtgtgctggggttgcGGTCAACCCGGTCACGTTCGCCGGAAGTGCTCCTTAATGGAGGTGGGGCATGTGATGCGGGTTGTCGGGAtcccagcacccgcccccgatccgggggagacgtactgtgtcccagtaagaatacaagggagtacataccgggcaatggtggatttgggctgtaaacagtccatgatgcaccaaaacctggttcgacccaggGTGTTGATGCAGGCGACACTGGGAAGaattaggtgtattcatggggatgtgcacgagtacccgattgtgccagtggaaatttggtatgaAGGTCAAAAGCATAATGTTAAGGTTGCCGCAAGCGCGCACCTTACGCATCCCATAATTTTAGGAACAAATTGGCTGGGGTTTAACCAGttagtgacacaatgtgtggggatgcgttcatGGACTGTAGGACAGGGGAATATCCGCGCAGTACTCGCTGGCGACGCGGATTCATCCGGCACTGACAGGCGGGAACCGGCAGGGGGTTCGCGGGAGGCCCCATCGGCCCTCCGCTGGCAgtccacggaggattttccccttgagcagtcccgcgatgaaactttgcgcgcggaggcatgtggagaggggcgtgttccacgcgtcccctgcgggcggggtatgtgccggggccggccatgaagcagccaacaggtgagtggataccgaagctggaacgagttatctaatcacttgttccctttattagcagtgctggagaccatgaagcggGACAGACGCATGAGGACGCGGGAGAGACGAAcagagacagctgaaaagcttgaaagacggacaattgtgtacagtaaaagatgtattaaatactgtgtcaaacttgtatcctgagctgtgtgatactgtgacgcaggaaacctccacaatAGATTCAGCATTGTGTTATAGGTGAGAAAGTATATTGTTATTAGttattgcaggggtgtccaaagtgcgaccctGGGGGCTTTTGCAGCCCG
The DNA window shown above is from Nerophis ophidion isolate RoL-2023_Sa linkage group LG06, RoL_Noph_v1.0, whole genome shotgun sequence and carries:
- the LOC133554695 gene encoding uncharacterized protein LOC133554695, with the protein product MSTTSPLEALGQVLAEVSGASRQQTQLIQQLMDRSTVGGGAATSMQRMGEAEDPHTFLDFFEATATSCGWPEAEWGVKLLPLLVGEAQRAALALPAAARMQYDNLRHAILDRVGSSSEDHRRRFRAMKLGQEDRPFILAQQMRDAADRWLQPNGQDPRVVERILLEHFVDALPPRTAAWVRYHRPTEVKTAVALAEDHLAVQRDNTPKAAKRPIPAPRRRLPPPDRRALEWRPHLAGGPGSKDQVPSLNNQHKHTHTRTQSHTHAHPTRGGGTGEPIHCLLVCFRVPALSREGFPHRGRLRRPGRCAGVAVNPVTFAGSAP